A single region of the Actinomycetota bacterium genome encodes:
- a CDS encoding nucleotidyl transferase AbiEii/AbiGii toxin family protein, with amino-acid sequence MTRLVQAIDQLEHRGLPQHALVGGIAVIARLQQPHRATADIDAVYLGDEGDAVQILLAHGARPQANGVILAGGEKVDLISVGDYAVADLPENAGERAFVLAHRWALDGASRLTLVVTTSGGAVAAAVTTPVASVASLVAMKLASTRARRRGAQHKRASDVFDVFRLLSAHDADGSVARALQSAPGDLAPIVRDLASVVLVEEAVRSARWLQAAGDPQMQDVTAEDLRRVGTPLRNNLGTATP; translated from the coding sequence TTGACGCGTCTCGTTCAGGCCATCGATCAACTAGAACACCGAGGCCTGCCGCAACACGCCCTCGTCGGAGGCATCGCCGTGATCGCGCGTCTTCAACAGCCCCACCGCGCGACCGCAGACATCGATGCGGTGTATCTGGGCGACGAGGGAGACGCCGTCCAGATCCTGCTCGCCCATGGCGCGCGCCCTCAAGCAAACGGCGTCATCCTGGCAGGAGGCGAGAAGGTCGACCTGATCTCGGTCGGTGACTATGCGGTGGCAGATCTCCCGGAGAACGCGGGAGAACGCGCGTTTGTCCTCGCGCATCGCTGGGCCCTCGACGGCGCGTCCCGGCTGACACTGGTGGTCACGACCTCCGGCGGTGCCGTCGCCGCCGCAGTGACGACTCCGGTCGCTTCGGTAGCGTCGCTCGTCGCGATGAAACTCGCATCGACACGTGCGCGCAGACGCGGTGCGCAACACAAGCGTGCGAGCGACGTGTTCGATGTCTTCAGACTGCTCAGTGCGCATGACGCGGACGGATCCGTCGCACGCGCGCTGCAATCGGCTCCCGGCGACCTCGCTCCGATCGTTCGCGACCTGGCGAGCGTCGTCCTCGTCGAAGAAGCGGTCCGTTCCGCGCGGTGGCTCCAGGCCGCCGGTGACCCGCAAATGCAAGACGTCACCGCGGAAGACCTCCGCCGTGTCGGCACGCCCTTGCGGAACAACTTGGGCACCGCAACCCCTTAG
- a CDS encoding Fic family protein, with the protein MRGTLVRASWRYDPALYAPPRYRRACRYDAFIPDPLAGLAPAIPSEVAAVISDAEGLIGRLNAKAVPALFPLARLLLRTESIASSKVEGMQVDARALARAEVAQDAGRTVGPEAAEIIANIDATQFAIETAASARKLRTDNLTGIHRVLLERAPNRTTAGQLRREQNWIGGNNYNPCGADFVPPPYVEVPRLMNDLCSFCNREDLPPLVQAALAHAQFETVHPFEDGNGRTGRALVQVILRRRGIAHSFVPPISVVFARNKRRYIDGLALFRNDDLAGWLEVFASAAGQAAVMASGYIESVAALQEEWRRRLRNLPSSPRSDAAAWAIIDVLPGHPVITVAVGVATTRRTKPAVNNAMRELADVGVLKPVSDSPRNRAWEADGLFDLVAEMDAGRGPARRA; encoded by the coding sequence ATGCGAGGGACCCTCGTCCGTGCCTCGTGGAGGTATGACCCCGCCCTGTATGCGCCCCCGCGCTACCGGCGGGCCTGCCGGTACGACGCCTTCATTCCGGATCCTCTTGCCGGTCTCGCTCCGGCGATTCCATCCGAGGTGGCGGCCGTGATCTCCGACGCTGAGGGGCTGATCGGCAGATTGAACGCCAAGGCCGTGCCCGCGCTCTTCCCGCTGGCCCGCCTGCTGTTGCGAACTGAGTCGATCGCCTCATCCAAGGTCGAGGGGATGCAGGTCGACGCGCGCGCGCTCGCCCGGGCCGAGGTCGCCCAGGACGCCGGCCGGACCGTGGGTCCCGAGGCGGCCGAAATCATCGCCAATATCGACGCGACGCAGTTCGCCATCGAGACCGCCGCCTCTGCACGGAAGCTCCGCACGGACAACCTCACGGGGATCCACCGCGTGCTTCTCGAGCGCGCGCCGAATCGCACGACGGCGGGACAACTGCGCCGTGAGCAGAACTGGATCGGAGGCAACAACTACAACCCGTGCGGGGCAGACTTCGTCCCGCCTCCATATGTGGAAGTTCCCCGCCTCATGAACGACCTGTGCTCGTTCTGCAACCGCGAGGATCTGCCGCCTCTGGTTCAGGCCGCCCTCGCGCACGCTCAGTTCGAGACCGTCCATCCCTTCGAGGACGGGAATGGACGGACGGGGCGCGCGCTGGTCCAGGTGATCTTGCGGCGGCGCGGGATCGCACATTCGTTTGTCCCCCCGATCAGCGTCGTGTTCGCGCGAAACAAGCGGCGGTACATCGATGGCCTGGCGCTCTTTCGGAACGACGATCTCGCTGGGTGGCTCGAGGTTTTCGCGAGTGCCGCCGGCCAAGCCGCCGTCATGGCGAGCGGTTACATTGAGTCGGTGGCCGCGTTGCAGGAGGAGTGGCGACGCAGGCTTCGCAATCTACCGTCGTCGCCCCGTTCGGATGCCGCAGCATGGGCGATCATCGATGTCCTTCCCGGCCACCCCGTGATTACCGTTGCGGTCGGCGTCGCAACCACTCGACGGACGAAGCCGGCGGTCAACAATGCCATGAGGGAGCTGGCCGATGTGGGTGTTCTCAAACCTGTTTCGGATTCACCCAGAAATCGCGCGTGGGAGGCCGACGGGCTCTTCGACCTCGTCGCCGAGATGGACGCCGGGCGAGGTCCAGCACGACGGGCCTGA
- a CDS encoding winged helix-turn-helix domain-containing protein, which yields MFVHPRTPHSVKAAKDLAAALFALGFNEVTPAAGPTLSVRAGGTDLSVTVEFASAPSSSTVGQLVASEPAPARPDRLHVLVSDRLSSAARARLREGGWGWLDRRGHLRLWAPDHGIRIETEIEPLRARRAPDYQDPFATGVGLDVAIALLIEPDRPTSVRALSRSLARSASAVSVSLRRLREASLVTERTEPLIPELFEELSRYWAPRRIPLARAPLPDDVRSLRRMEFNFHDPTLPGWALTDTLAAHHYGAPVVVADTYPPDFYVPSDAVLRDATSYFGLAPSFEARACTVAVPPARAAVTTRVVPAGGAGAELLLAHPLFVALELARDRARGREILDQWTPPPEFARVW from the coding sequence GTGTTCGTGCATCCCCGAACACCGCACAGCGTGAAAGCCGCGAAGGACCTAGCCGCGGCGCTGTTCGCGCTGGGCTTCAACGAGGTCACGCCGGCCGCGGGCCCGACCCTGAGCGTGCGGGCGGGCGGCACAGACCTGAGCGTCACCGTCGAATTCGCGTCTGCTCCCTCCTCCTCCACCGTCGGGCAACTCGTCGCGTCCGAGCCGGCCCCGGCGCGGCCCGATCGGCTACACGTCCTCGTCTCGGATCGCCTTTCCTCTGCAGCGCGCGCCCGCCTGCGCGAGGGCGGGTGGGGCTGGCTCGATCGTCGGGGCCACTTGCGGCTCTGGGCGCCGGACCACGGAATCCGTATCGAGACCGAGATAGAGCCGCTGCGCGCGCGGCGCGCGCCGGACTACCAAGATCCGTTCGCGACCGGCGTGGGGCTGGACGTCGCGATCGCTCTGCTGATCGAGCCGGATCGCCCCACGTCGGTCAGGGCGCTGTCCCGTTCTTTGGCCCGCTCGGCGAGCGCCGTCTCGGTCAGTCTTCGGCGCCTGCGCGAGGCCTCGCTGGTCACCGAGCGGACCGAACCGCTGATCCCGGAACTGTTCGAGGAACTCTCCCGCTACTGGGCGCCCCGTCGCATTCCACTGGCGCGCGCCCCTCTGCCCGATGATGTCCGGTCGCTCCGACGGATGGAGTTCAACTTCCACGATCCAACGCTGCCGGGCTGGGCTCTCACGGACACTCTCGCGGCTCATCACTATGGGGCGCCGGTCGTTGTCGCAGACACGTATCCGCCGGACTTCTACGTGCCCTCGGACGCAGTGCTGCGAGACGCGACGAGCTATTTCGGTTTGGCCCCGTCTTTCGAGGCGCGTGCGTGCACCGTCGCGGTTCCGCCCGCGCGCGCCGCGGTGACGACGCGGGTCGTTCCGGCGGGCGGCGCAGGCGCCGAACTGCTGCTCGCGCATCCGCTGTTTGTCGCGCTGGAACTCGCGCGCGATCGCGCGCGCGGCCGGGAGATCCTGGATCAATGGACCCCGCCCCCGGAGTTTGCGCGTGTCTGGTGA
- a CDS encoding type II toxin-antitoxin system prevent-host-death family antitoxin, whose protein sequence is MKQMPAAKFKEHCLAILDEVDEEGLIITKRGKPVAKLIPIRATSAEMIGALKGKLRITGDILSTGTHWHAQS, encoded by the coding sequence ATGAAGCAGATGCCGGCAGCCAAGTTCAAGGAGCACTGCCTGGCCATCCTCGACGAGGTTGACGAGGAAGGCCTCATCATCACCAAGCGCGGCAAGCCCGTGGCCAAGCTGATCCCGATTCGCGCGACCTCCGCCGAGATGATCGGAGCGTTGAAGGGCAAGCTGAGGATCACGGGGGACATCCTTTCGACCGGCACCCACTGGCATGCTCAATCTTGA
- a CDS encoding type II toxin-antitoxin system VapC family toxin, with protein sequence MLNLDTHILLYAVTDALTPTESKLLRGAPWSISAIVLWEIAKLAQLGRIEVDLDDRHVARTLAGVHVWPITADIAKMSTRLDVRGDPADELIAATSIVHGVPLLTRDRVLRRSKKIPFAHVHAR encoded by the coding sequence ATGCTCAATCTTGATACGCACATCCTGCTCTACGCGGTGACGGACGCCCTGACGCCGACGGAAAGCAAGCTCCTGCGCGGCGCACCCTGGTCGATCTCAGCGATCGTGCTGTGGGAGATCGCGAAGCTCGCCCAACTCGGACGCATCGAGGTTGATCTTGACGACCGGCACGTCGCGCGGACCCTGGCAGGAGTCCACGTGTGGCCCATCACGGCGGACATTGCCAAGATGAGCACCCGGCTCGACGTTCGCGGCGACCCGGCGGACGAGTTGATCGCGGCGACGAGCATCGTCCACGGAGTTCCACTGCTCACCAGGGATCGCGTACTGCGGCGGTCGAAGAAGATCCCGTTCGCCCATGTCCACGCGCGCTGA